One stretch of Micromonospora echinospora DNA includes these proteins:
- a CDS encoding ribose-5-phosphate isomerase: protein MRVYLGSDHAGFELKVHLANHLAKQGYEVVDVGPHAFDPDDDYPAFCLHTGDRVVGDPGSLGVVIGGSGNGEQIASNKVSGVRAALAWSVETAKLAREHNDANIVAIGARQHTLDEATALVEAFLTTPFSGNPRHSRRIEQVAAYEQSRKLPELPA, encoded by the coding sequence ATGCGCGTCTACCTGGGATCTGACCACGCTGGTTTCGAGTTGAAGGTGCACCTCGCCAACCACCTGGCCAAGCAGGGCTACGAGGTGGTGGACGTGGGTCCGCACGCCTTCGACCCGGACGACGACTACCCGGCGTTCTGCCTGCACACCGGCGACCGGGTGGTCGGTGACCCGGGCAGCCTCGGCGTGGTGATCGGCGGCTCCGGCAACGGCGAGCAGATCGCCTCGAACAAGGTCTCCGGCGTCCGGGCGGCGCTGGCCTGGAGCGTGGAGACCGCAAAGCTGGCCCGCGAGCACAACGACGCCAACATTGTCGCGATCGGCGCCCGCCAGCACACGCTGGACGAGGCGACGGCGCTCGTGGAGGCGTTCCTCACCACGCCGTTCTCCGGCAACCCGCGGCACAGCCGGCGCATCGAGCAGGTGGCCGCCTACGAGCAGAGCCGCAAGCTGCCCGAGCTGCCCGCCTGA
- a CDS encoding DUF1015 family protein: MTVVHPIARAWITTGGTGAQNYDEFADDAEITSIVEANPHSALGIEMPHRAPGSLGKSFLDALPDAVARLAEAKADGSYTPAEQVVVLYRISAPGEESAYGLWAMVDTDQISTRADEPGLVIRNEDVFIAKVRERVALAEAIGHLLSPVLLLQTGKGDELHAALAAATDAAGAPAATDVDQSGRTHAIWLLGPGPAQDELTALAGGGDLVVADGNHRSLAAQTGGFPRFLAVVTTPASVAIQPYNRLVSELTTTPDELLDRLRAAGAEITPVDGPVDVPATGGVVHLYLGGRGYAVTLPHVGAGRLENLDHALVERLLLRDALGLDPGDKRITYVGGDYPASWLVGEVDAGRAELAVLVAPVTVDDFVAVNLAREKMPRKSTWFTPKARAGLVVAELPH; this comes from the coding sequence ATGACGGTCGTGCATCCGATCGCCCGGGCCTGGATCACCACTGGCGGCACCGGCGCGCAGAACTACGACGAGTTCGCCGACGACGCGGAGATCACCTCCATCGTCGAGGCGAATCCGCACAGCGCTCTGGGCATCGAGATGCCCCACCGGGCGCCGGGGAGCCTCGGGAAGTCCTTCCTCGACGCGCTGCCGGACGCGGTGGCCCGCCTCGCAGAGGCGAAGGCGGACGGCAGCTACACCCCGGCCGAGCAGGTCGTGGTGCTCTACCGCATCAGCGCGCCGGGCGAGGAGAGCGCGTACGGGCTGTGGGCGATGGTCGACACCGACCAGATCTCCACCCGCGCCGACGAGCCGGGTCTGGTGATCCGCAACGAGGACGTGTTCATCGCCAAGGTGCGCGAGCGCGTCGCCCTGGCCGAGGCGATCGGTCACCTGCTCTCGCCCGTACTCCTGCTCCAGACCGGCAAGGGCGACGAGCTGCACGCCGCGCTCGCGGCGGCGACCGATGCGGCCGGGGCGCCCGCCGCGACCGACGTCGACCAGTCCGGTCGTACGCACGCCATCTGGCTGCTCGGCCCGGGCCCGGCGCAGGACGAGCTGACCGCGCTCGCCGGCGGCGGGGACCTGGTGGTGGCGGACGGCAACCACCGCAGCCTGGCCGCGCAGACCGGCGGGTTCCCGCGCTTCCTGGCGGTGGTCACCACGCCCGCGTCGGTCGCCATCCAGCCCTACAACCGGCTGGTCAGCGAGCTGACCACCACGCCGGACGAGCTGCTCGACCGGCTGCGCGCCGCGGGCGCGGAGATCACCCCGGTGGACGGGCCGGTGGACGTGCCTGCGACCGGCGGCGTCGTGCACCTCTACCTCGGCGGCCGGGGGTACGCGGTGACGCTGCCGCACGTCGGCGCCGGCCGGCTGGAGAACCTCGACCACGCGCTCGTCGAGCGTCTGCTGCTGCGCGACGCGCTGGGTCTCGACCCGGGCGACAAGCGGATCACGTACGTGGGCGGCGACTACCCGGCGAGCTGGCTCGTCGGCGAGGTCGACGCCGGCCGGGCCGAGCTGGCGGTGCTCGTCGCGCCGGTGACCGTGGACGACTTCGTCGCGGTGAACCTGGCCCGGGAGAAGATGCCCCGCAAGAGCACCTGGTTCACCCCGAAGGCGCGCGCCGGCCTGGTCGTGGCCGAGCTGCCGCACTGA
- a CDS encoding GNAT family N-acetyltransferase: MTDVLVSRAEDFDDIAALLALAFHGDLDPDVQALERPIFEPDRSLLVRDGGTVVANAAAFSRELAVPGANVPAAHVTMVAVAPTHRRRGLLTTLMRRQLRDVRDAGREPIAVLWASEGRIYPRFGYGSAAPRYVLSVDTTGLRLPAPTSAEGTLRLDRPDAHRDELARLYEQARADRPGWSRRDERWWAYLLADLKAHRGGATERRVLLHEGPGGLDGYALYRTKDSSSATGPQAETHVGEVVALTPEAYRALWRLLLSVDLTRRLSFPIAAVDEPLLRLVDEPRQLSPQLADALWVRVVDVPAALAARRYATDVDVVIEVTDDLLKENTGRWRLVGGPDGAQCTATTAPAALACDVRALGELYLGGANPSALAAAGHVRELVPHTLTALTPAFSWHRAPSPMEVF, translated from the coding sequence GTGACCGACGTACTGGTATCCCGAGCTGAGGACTTCGACGACATCGCGGCGCTGCTGGCGCTGGCCTTCCACGGCGATCTCGACCCCGACGTGCAGGCGCTCGAACGCCCGATCTTCGAGCCGGACCGGTCGTTACTGGTCCGCGACGGCGGCACGGTCGTGGCAAACGCCGCCGCGTTCAGCCGCGAGCTGGCGGTACCCGGCGCGAACGTGCCGGCCGCCCACGTGACGATGGTCGCGGTCGCGCCGACGCACCGGCGCCGCGGCCTGCTCACCACGCTGATGCGCCGCCAGCTGCGAGACGTCCGCGACGCCGGCCGGGAACCGATCGCGGTGCTCTGGGCCAGCGAGGGCCGCATCTACCCCCGGTTCGGCTACGGGTCGGCGGCCCCCCGGTACGTGCTGTCCGTGGACACCACCGGGCTGCGCCTGCCCGCCCCGACGTCCGCCGAGGGCACGCTGCGACTGGACCGTCCGGACGCGCACCGGGACGAGCTGGCCCGGCTGTACGAGCAGGCGCGCGCCGACCGTCCCGGCTGGTCCCGCCGCGACGAGCGCTGGTGGGCGTACCTGCTGGCGGATCTGAAGGCCCACCGGGGCGGCGCCACCGAACGCCGGGTGCTGCTGCACGAGGGCCCCGGCGGGCTCGACGGGTACGCGCTCTACCGGACGAAGGACAGCTCCTCGGCCACCGGCCCGCAGGCCGAGACGCATGTCGGCGAGGTGGTGGCGCTGACGCCGGAGGCGTACCGGGCGCTGTGGCGGCTGTTGCTCTCGGTCGACCTGACCCGGCGGCTGTCGTTCCCGATCGCGGCAGTGGACGAGCCGCTGCTGCGGCTGGTGGACGAGCCCCGCCAGCTCTCCCCGCAGCTCGCCGACGCGCTCTGGGTACGGGTGGTGGACGTGCCGGCCGCGCTCGCCGCCCGGCGCTACGCCACCGACGTCGACGTGGTGATCGAGGTCACCGACGACCTGCTGAAGGAGAACACCGGCCGCTGGCGGCTGGTCGGCGGGCCCGACGGCGCGCAGTGCACGGCCACCACCGCCCCCGCGGCGCTGGCCTGCGACGTACGCGCTCTCGGCGAGCTGTACCTCGGCGGCGCGAACCCGTCCGCGCTGGCCGCCGCCGGGCACGTCCGGGAACTGGTCCCGCACACCCTGACCGCGCTCACCCCCGCTTTCAGCTGGCACCGCGCCCCCTCCCCCATGGAGGTCTTCTGA